In Erigeron canadensis isolate Cc75 chromosome 6, C_canadensis_v1, whole genome shotgun sequence, the following are encoded in one genomic region:
- the LOC122605484 gene encoding WPP domain-associated protein, with protein MESQEVLESRMAFHGSNNGVNGLESKKSENGMVVVENLEDFEFIDDFDTMMDEVDDRLRISRMVSDSIIKGIISAVEQEAEEKVKVKELEIESLKRASANVADVEVEGLAGLEGFRVKSDEMKEVATDEFKRLRKQIESVRGSKIKRNGSCHEMVGLGGILKDWYDLEKTVDGLEMMMKDMSDFVDSVLVFSETSVSECQHEKDLKGEVEDMVIQSSIKCIREEFEEAGRQNVVLAEKFGNISELRNELESLKKLLPSGDSGHLISHSSFDVENTRVNPLRSELSSRWEENGELSDCKPPVSDTFEANKFSHLNREELVQHFSNTISEKKRQHEAEMHELTDKYINLKGKYLSERRSLILPKDFEVLKRKIPAVVSKLDGILSESDEFIGKGDCVASLNIILKENRQLRDSLVAKTNEVKHLTSQLLAVSEENGKSLLADTFVEASTVEDVYKCVILELNCQIQEVKEESEQKVFALQDIYEVLMESATISAIKDTSMEFLFRQELLETVFKETITDVKQYFENMRKEYITTCENFVSLEKKATGMEVELILEAEEREKLTNEMHLLRNLMEEKETLARDELNNLRKQASWQETLMSKTNKELEDMSDELSKAREKLLSDKMEIDSLNQKLLLAMEEIKALNDYKNMVHDLSQEKHGFASLLEAKEKEHRKQMEAVVVLVDEISTKFGDFEGMVTRDISSNKIRLENSVSELSSLIKAANILNSTGNLHKQKLERKCRDLKMAEDEVDLLGDEVDKLLDLLEKIYIALDHYSPVLQHYPGVIEILELVRRELSGESLKAH; from the exons ATGGAGAGTCAAGAAGTATTAGAGAGTAGAATGGCTTTTCATGGTAGTAATAATGGAGTTAATGGTTTAGAATCGAAAAAATCCGAGAATGGTATGGTGGTTGTTGAGAATTTGGAGGACTTCGAGTTTATAGATGATTTCGATACGATGATGGACGAAGTAGATGACCGGCTTAGGATTTCACGAATGGTGAGTGATTCCATTATTAAAGGGATAATTAGTGCTGTTGAACAAGAGGCCGAGGAGAAAGTTAAAGTGAAAGAGTTGGAGATTGAGAGCCTAAAGAGGGCTTCTGCGAACGTGGCAGATGTCGAGGTTGAAGGACTTGCGGGTCTTGAAGGTTTTCGTGTGAAAAGTGATGAAATGAAAGAGGTTGCTACAGATGAGTTTAAAAGGCTTAGGAAACAAATTGAGAGTGTAAGGGGttctaaaattaaaagaaatggatCGTGTCATGAAATGGTGGGGTTGGGTGGTATTCTGAAGGACTGGTATGACTTAGAGAAAACCGTAGATGGTcttgagatgatgatgaaggaTATGTCTGATTTCGTAGATTCGGTGCTTGTGTTTTCTGAGACGTCAGTCAGTGAATGTCAACATGAGAAAGATTTGAAAGGAGAAGTCGAAGATATGGTGATTCAGAGTTCTATTAAATGCATCCGGGAAGAGTTTGAGGAGGCGGGAAGGCAAAATGTAGTTTTGGCTGAGAAATTTGGTAACATTTCCGAGCTAAGAAATGAGTTAGAATCGTTGAAAAAGTTGCTACCGAGTGGTGACTCGGGGCATTTAATATCTCATAGTTCTTTTGATGTTGAAAATACTCGTGTAAACCCGTTGAGAAGTGAGTTGTCTTCAAGATGGGAGGAGAATGGGGAGTTAAGTGACTGTAAACCTCCTGTTTCCGATACTTTTGAAGCTAATAAGTTTAGCCACTTGAATAGGGAGGAATTGGTACAACATTTCAGTAACACAATATCAGAGAAAAAGAGGCAACATGAAGCAGAGATGCATGAGCTAACGGATAAATACATAAATTTGAAGGGGAAATACCTCAGCGAAAGAAGGTCTCTTATCTTGCCTAAGGACTTTGAAGTATTAAAGAGGAAGATTCCGGCCGTCGTTTCTAAATTAGATGGCATTCTTTCTGAAAGCGATGAGTTTATTGGAAAAGGTGATTGTGTTGCCAGCCTTAACatcattttaaaagaaaaccGCCAACTAAGAGACTCGCTTGTTGCTAAGACGAATGAAGTGAAACATCTAACATCCCAACTTTTGGCTGTTTCCGAGGAAAACGGTAAATCATTACTGGCAGATACATTTGTAGAAGCTTCTACTGTGGAAGATGTTTACAAATGTGTTATACTGGAGCTAAATTGCCAAATTcaagaagttaaagaagaatCAGAGCAAAAAGTTTTCGCACTGCAGGATATTTATGAGGTTCTAATGGAAAGTGCTACCATCAGTGCGATCAAAGATACATCTATGGAATTTTTATTTAGGCAAGAACTATTGGAGACTGTGTTCAAAGAAACTATTACTGATGTTAAGCAATATTTTGAGAATATGCGCAAAGAATACATTACCAcatgtgaaaattttgtttCCCTTGAAAAGAAGGCTACAGGAATGGAGGTCGAACTGATATTGGAAgctgaagagagagaaaagttaACGAATGAAATGCATTTGCTTAGAAACCTAATGGAAGAGAAAGAAACACTAGCTAGGGACGAGCTTAATAATTTAAGAAAGCAGGCAAGTTGGCAGGAAACACTGATGTCGAAGACTAATAAGGAGTTGGAAGATATGAGTGACGAGTTGTCAAAAGCACGGGAAAAGCTTTTATCTGATAAAATGGAAATAGATTCGCTGAACCAGAAGCTTCTGCTAGCAATGGAGGAGATCAAAGCTTTAAATGATTATAAGAACATGGTTCATGATCTTTCTCAGGAGAAACATGGCTTTGCGTCACTGCTTGAAGCAAAGGAGAAAGAGCATAGGAAGCAAATGGAAGCGGTAGTTGTTCTCGTTGATGAAATATCAACAAAGTTTGGTGATTTTGAAGGCATGGTGACAAGGGATATTTCTAGTAATAAAATCAG GTTGGAAAATTCTGTATCGGAGTTGAGTTCTCTCATCAAGGCAGCTAATATACTTAACAGCACGGGGAACCTACACAAACAGAAGCTTGAAAGGAAATGTCGTGACCTTAAAATGGCAGAGGATGAG GTTGATCTTTTGGGCGATGAAGTTGATAAACTTTTAGACCTTCTTGAGAAGATATATATTGCTCTTGACCATTACTCGCCGGTCTTGCAACATTACCCTGGG GTTATTGAAATCTTAGAGCTGGTTAGGAGGGAATTAAGTGGTGAATCTTTAAAAGCACATTGA
- the LOC122604111 gene encoding uncharacterized protein LOC122604111 yields MAHYAIQQDVHDTAFSSRTYTRRDDRGESHNRLFRDYFAEEPKFNENFFRQRFRMSRRLFVKIASDLENNFSFFQRKIDARGKWGFSALQRCTFAVRQLGYGSNPDSLDDYLNMSERSSRDTLNTFCDGVIKLYRHEYLRRPTRSLDCTHWGWDNCPVAWRGQYTRGDHHGPTISLEAVAS; encoded by the exons ATGGCGCATTATGCGATTCAACAAGATGTCCATGATACTGCCTTCTCTTCAAGAACGTATACAAGACGCGACGATCGTGGTGAGTCTCACAACCGTCTTTTTCGAGATTATTTTGCCGAGGAACCGAAATTTAATGAGAATTTTTTTAGACAACGGTTTCGTATGAGTAGACGGTTGTTTGTGAAGATAGCTTcagatttggaaaacaattttagtttttttcaaagGAAGATCGACGCTCGTGGTAAATGGGGGTTTTCAGCTTTACAAAGATGCACATTTGCAGTTCGCCAGTTAGGATACGGTAGTAATCCCGACAGTTTAGATGATTACTTAAATATGTCGGAAAGATCGTCACGTGACACCCTTAATACTTTTTGTGATGGAGTCATTAAGTTGTATCGGCATGAATATTTGCGTAGGCCAACGC ggagtcttgattgtacacactggGGTTGGGATAATTGTCCAGTAGCTTGGCGTGGCCAGTACACGCGAGGTGATCATCACGGGCCGACGATATCGCTTGAAGCAGTTGCATCATAG